From Desulfonatronum thioautotrophicum:
ACTCCATCTCAAACCCTTCCCCCGTGGTCAGGGCACGTTCATGCGCTCCAACCAGACGGATGCGGTCCTCCTCCGGAATGAGGGAGAGAAACTGGTCATGAAATTGTTTGCCGTCCGTGGCTGAAAGCCCAAACATCTTTTTGAGCCTCTGGCAGGGGGTGAGTGATCTGGAGGACGGGTCCATCTCCCAGGAAGCCAGATTTCCGGCATCCATGGCCACGCGAAGGCGCACCTCGCTCTGCCTGAGAGCCTGCTCGGTGCGATGCAGCTTCAGCAGGACAATGTTTTTGCTGCCCACCACCGCGTCCACCTCTTCGTTGCGGATCGCTTCAAGGGCGGCCTCGATCTGTTCGCGTCGTTGCAGGGAATCATCGGTTTTATCGGTCATGGCCTGCCCCCGCCAAACCCAGCGCAGCCCGGACTTTTTGACGATCACTGAGGTTGCCGATAATCGTGACAACATGTTCCGGTTTACAGACCAGCAGGGTCGGGGTCACCAGGATGTTGTCCTTTGCCGCCGCGGAAAAGTCCTCCAGAACGTCCACGATGCGCACCGTGCAGTTCCCGGCAAGCTCGTTTTCGCAGATCCTGACCAGGTTTTCCCTGGCAATGCGGGAATTGGACCCGTCCCCGGCCACATAGAGGATCAGGTGGAATCCGGTCGGGGTGCCAGTCGGACAACCGGCTGTGCTCATGATTTCATACCCTTCCTTCCCGGGTCCGGGCCGCGTTCTCCTGGCCGGCGTTTCGGTGCAGCCGCAGACCTGTATCGGAGAGTTCGAACTGGTGGAATTCCTTGGAATGATCCGAGCCGCGGGACTTGATCACCATCAGCCGGCGGTTCAGTTTCTGACCGTCCAGGAAGTATTCCAGGGCGATGATGGTGTCCACCAGGGATGAGATGCCCAGTCCGCTCTGTTGGATCAGGTGCTCCTGGTTGCGGATCTGACTGGTAAAAAAGGAGGTTATGCCGCGTGCCCTGCACGCGGTCATCAGTCGCAGAAGAAAATCAAAGGCATCTTTCTCGGAGCCCATTCGTCGGCATGCGGATATGGCGTCTACAATCAGGTGCCGCGGGGAAAAGCGGGTTATTTCCGCGAGGATTCTGACCAAATGCTCTTCAAACCCATCGGATTCGGGCATGGCCGACAGCATGCGCAGCCTGCTGTCGGTTTGCAGGGACGGCTGCAGATCCAGGCCGATGCTGCGCATTGCCAGCACCAGCGTCCGCGGACTGACCTCGAAATCCACGTAGAGCACCTTTTCCCCCCTGGCGCACGCGGCATGGGCAAAGGTGCAGACCAGGGATGTCTTGCCGATGCCGCTGGGCCCGCAAAGCAGGATGCAGGACCCCCTGAAATAGCCGCCGCCCACGATCCGGTCCAGCTCTTCACTTCCGCTGGGGACACGTTCCACAAACGACGCATCCGCCATCGTCATGGCGGAGACCGGCAACAACATCACGCCATCCGGAGAGAGGGCATAGGGATGTTCATTGCTCAGAAAATCCGACCCCCGGTACTTGAGCACTTTCAGCCTCCGGGTGCGTACCTGCTCTGCAACGCGCTGATCCAGAAGGAGAACGCAGTCGGCCATGAAATCCAGAAATGGATAGACGTTCCGGCCGGTCGGTTCCACCTTGACCGTGAAGATGATGGTCATGGAGAGGTCCCGCAGCCTGTTGAGCAGCAAGCTGATTTCTTCCCGCTCGCGCCTGGGGTTGTCAAAAATGGACATCAGGGAATCCACGGCGTCCAGTACGATCCGCTTTGCCCCGGTAAGACGCGCCTGCCCCTCAATCAGGGCCAGCAATCCCCTGGTATCGAAATCCCCGGTCATGACGGCATCGACAGGCATTTCCGCATGGATGATTCTGAGTTTGGACTGGTCCTCAAGGGCTGTGGGGTCCATGCCCATTGCGCAGGCGTTGGCCCGGACATCCCCGGCACGTTCTTCAAAGGAGATGAACAGTCCGGCATGGCCTTCCAGAGCCCCACGGTAGAGAAACTCCAGAGCCAGGACGGTCTTGCCCGAGCCGGCCGTGCCGCTGAGTATGGTCGTGCGGCCTTTCGGAAAGCCGCCCTTGAGGATATCGTCCAGTCCGCGGATATTGGTGGGAATCTTGGGTATGGATCGTCTTGCCGACGACCCGGCCGGGTCGCCGTGATGTTCTTCAGGATGCACGTGGACAACTCCTTGATCCCGCGAGGGAGGGCATGGGCAACGCACCGCCGTGCCTGGCGCCCGGCAAATGGGAGTGATTTTTTCACGTCTAGCCCAATCAGGCAGTTCCAGTCAAATCTGGGATGTCGGTCCCCAGGGCTGATTTGTTCTCAAGCCACAGGTGTTCTGGATCGGTATCGAAATCGAAATCGTGATCGAAATCGATTTCGATCACGATTTCGATTTCGATTTCGATGATTCCAGGCCCACCCGGGGTGATACCCTTGGACACACCCAATTTATCATTTTGAAATGATATAGTTTTTGCAGAGAACAAAAATGCCCTGCGCCGCCCCCCTGCCCTGTGGACAAGGCCGCGATCACTGCATGGGCTGCACGGATTCCGGTGGTCTGAATGGGCGAGGTTCCTCCTGTGGCGGTGCTGCTGCGTCCCGCACGCCGGGAAAACCGGCCAGATTGTCGTCCCGGCAGGAAGGCTGGGATCGCCCCGAGCCGTTTTTGGTCATAACGACCTGCCAGAGCTGGATCTGGCGCGCCCGAAACGCCCCGGCGCAGGACAGCAGGTAGTATTCCCACATCCGCTTGAACCGCTGATCGTACCTGTCGCGCAGCGTCGGCCAGGCAGCCTGGAAATTCCGGTTCCAGGCCATCAGCGTCTTGTCGTAATGCGGGCCGAAATTGTGCAAGTCCTCGATCACGAAACGCCCTTCAGCGGCCTTGCCGATCTGGGTGATACTGGGCAGCATCCCGCAAGGAAAAATATACTTCGTGATCCATTGATCGCAGGAGACCCGGGAGATGTTGCTCCCGATGGTGTGCAGCAGAAATACTCCCTCATCCTTCATAACGTCATGCGCCACGCGCATGAATGTTTGGTAGTTCTTTCGGCCAACATGTTCGAACATGCCTACGGAAACAACCTTGTCGTAGGTTCCGTCGATGGAGCGGTAATCACGATTCAGAAAATCCACGGACAACCCACGGTTTTTTTCCTTTGCATGCTGCAACTGCTGTTCGGAAATATTCACGGCCGTTACGTTGCAATTGTAATGTTCAGCCGCGTACCGGGCCAGCCCTCCCCAGCCGCAGCCAATGTCCAGAACGTGATCTCCAGGCTGGAGATCCAGTTTTTTGGCAATCAAGGCCAGCTTGTTCTGTTGCGCCTGGTTCAGATCGTCGGTGTTCTGGAAAAATCCGCAGCTGTATTGTTTATAGGGATCCAGAAAGGACCCGAAGAGGTCGATGCCCAGGTCGTAGTGGTGTTCGGCAACAATCCTGCTACGCATTTTTGACTGCAGGTTGAACACAAGCCCCGGGATGGCATGCAAGAGATATCTCGGGCTGCGGGAAAATTTTTCTTTCAGCCCAGCCCGGAGCAGCCGATAAAACATTTCATCCAGCCGTTCGCAATCCCACCAGCCATCCATGTACGACTCCCCAAGACCAAGGCTATTTTCCCGCCAAACCCGTTGATACCAGCGTTGGTCATGCACATGGATGTCCCAGGGGTTCGATCCATTCAGGCCGATCCCGGCGTGATCCAATACTTCTCGAACATGCTTGGTGCTCATCTCCACTCTCCCTGGTCGCTTTTATTCGCCATTCACCAGCTTCTGAACGGCATGATTCTCCAAAGAAATCAAGCAACAAAACGAAGGGACGGGCTTTGTGCCTGCCCTGGCTCCTCTTGCGATGCCAAGCCAAAATCACCAGGGTAACCGCAAAGGCCGCAATAGAAAATTACTCGGCATGGAAACAACCACGGCGGCGATCAACAGGATGTAGATCAGCGGGTCCGTGAACTAATGCAGCAGGATGCGGCACCAGGGCATTTTTTCACCGGATCGGATCCGGTTCGGTCAGTATCGCTCCAGACGCTTTTTCGCCTCATCCCCGGAAAGTCCCTTTTCTTTCTCGGATTCAAGTTTTTTGAGCACGTCATCCGGTGACGTTGTATGCCACGCGGTATCCCGCAGTTTGTTTTTTTCCATTCAGATGTCTCTGGTGTTTCGTTGTTAAATGTTCAAGATACTGTATTTGTAGACAGCAATGGAGTAGAAAAACATACTTGCGAACCTGTATTTTGCTCTGCAAAGCGGCGTAGCGGTACGGAATTCACCTTTTCACGGGGGTCTGATGAACCTGAAGCCGAACTGATTTCCCCCCCAAAAAAAAACCATCCCGCATCGCAATGCGGGATGGTCTATTCTTGTAATGTTCGTTTATCGGTTAATTGTTCTCAGTAACACCTTCCATGGCCTCACCCACTGCCTCCCCGGCCTCCTCAGCAGGATCGGATGGACTCAGGGTCTCACCAATGCTCTCGTCTCGAAGGCATCGTCAATCGCCTTCCCAGCCCGTTCCACCGGACCGGACGTTTCAAGGGTTTCCTGAATGGATTCAACGGCATCACCAACCTGTTCCCTAGCCTGTTCAGTCGGACCTTGTTCCGAACAGGCCAGGAGCACGGCACTCAAGCCTAAAAGAACAACAAAATACACATATCAAGACGAGGTGGAGCCTGTTCACCCTGAAAACGACTCTGCAGAAAATCAGCACAACGAACTAATGCTTGGTGGCAGGGAATCCGGTTGATCAATTGCCCGGTGATATTGAGCAATGATTGGCATCATTTATTTGGATGATCCCGTTCAAAGCGAGCCTTGATCGCCGAATACCCTTCCTTCAATGAATCCCAGGAACTTTCGACACCTTTTTTGAGATTTTCCCAGGTGGACTCACTGGCCTCTTGCAATTCAGAAATTTTATTTTTCAATTCCGAGCGCTTGGCCTGCAATGCCTCGATTTGCTCTCGATACTCAACCTCTTTCTCGGCCTTGGCCTGCTTGGCCTTGGCCGACAGTTTATCAATATCAGCGTTCCATTCTTCGATTTTTGCCTTGAGTTTCTGGACGTAGGCTTCTCGGTTCTCGGACATGATTGACTCCTTTTAGGTAAACGTACGATATTTATTTATTTCCAGGGATTGCGCCCGAAATCCAGATACAGACAACCCCAAAAAACAAAATTTTCCTTGATCCCGGGGACCGCATTGCAAGAGGTCAGTACCAAAAGTCCTTTGGACCAAACCAAATGCTTTGCGAACTTCCAGCAACATATTGTTTTTACAGGCCACTAGCCACTCATCACTGAACACTGCTTGGTGCAAAAAGGACTTTTTGTACCAAGCTCATTGCAAAGCGAGGTTTCACAATAGATTACAATTGCAGTTTGTGATTGCCCTTCATTTCCTTGGGCTTGCCCCAAAAAACACAGGTGCCCGGCAAGAAGATCACATGCCGGGCACGATAGTTCTCCAGTGTGTAGGACAGAGGATGATCGATTGTTAGCTGCTATTGCTTGATCATCGGCTGGTCACAGCAAACCAGTTCTCCGTCACCGGCTTCTTTGACTTCGACAACGTTGCCGCATAACTCACATTTGTAGATTTCTCCAATACTGGGCATAATTCACCTCCTGCTTTTCACGTTCCTTTCGCAAGTCATTCCTCCACAACGCAAGCCTGTATCTACTCCCACTCACGTCACGGATCCAATAAAGCAATTCCCGTATTTTTAAAATATAAATCCCGTATCCGCATGGCATGACACCGGTCTTTTGAGACGGAATATCGCAAAATCACTCAAGGGTTGGAATGTCTGACCATCAATAGCCAACAGAAGTCAGCCCCTCCCTGAGAACCCGTGCTGATTTCCGCAATCCTTCCTCCTCTTCGTCGGCAAGAGTGTTGGTCAACACCTGTTCGATGCCTTTTGCCCCCACCACACACGGCAGAGAAAGACTGACATCCTGCAAACCGTACTCACCCTGCATCAAGGTGCCTACTGTGAGTACGCTATTCTGATTCATCAACACCGCCTCAGTGATTCGGACCATGGCCAGGCCGATGGCGTAGTAGGTGGCCTGCTTGCGCTTGATCACATGATAGGCCGCGTTACGCACGTCCTCGTCGATTTCTGCTTTTTTTCCCTCGAGGGATTTTCCGCAGGCCTTGCAGTAATCCATCAGCGGTATGCCCGCTATGTTCACCCGGCTCCAGACCAGTACCTCACTGTCACCATGCTCGCCAATCACGTAGCCATGCACATTGCGCGGATCCACATCGTAAAAGTCGGACAAAAGATGCCGGAATCGCATGGTATCCAGGACCGTACCCGAACTGATTACCTGTCCCGGCGGCAGACCGGAAACCTGCTGGGCCACGTGAGTCAAAATGTCCACTGGATTGCTGACCATCAACAAGATCGCCTTCGGGTTCTGCTCCACGATTCGGGGGACGATTTCTTCGACAATCTTCACGTTGCGCTTGGCCAAATCCAGGCGGGTCTCCCCTTCTTGCTGGTTCGCGCCCGCGGCGATGACCACAATCTGGGCATCCTTGCACATCTCGTAACCGCCGGCACGGATGTCGATGGGCTTGGTAAATGGCAAACCATGGCTCAGGTCCATGGCCTCGCCCTCGGCCCTGGCCGCAGTGCGGTTCACCAAGCCAATCTCACGTACCAGCCCCTTGATGCACAGGGCATAGGCATAGGACATGCCCACTAGGCCCGTGCCGATAATTGTCACCTTCCGGTGTCTGTACAATGGATCTTGTTGCATCATGCCTGTCTCCTTTTGATGTTTCGGAATGCGACAGCTTCCAAGAATATGTCAGCCTCCGTCCGCGTCCACGTCCCCGTCCGCGTCCACGATGAAACGCTTCTTTGATGATCAGGAATTTGATCGATTCCGAGAACGTTATCGTGGACGTGGACGGACAACAGGTTGGTTCCGAGAACGTAAACGTGGACAGGGACGTGGACGGGAACGACCCCGGGAATGTGAACCGGGGCGATGCCGTTACAGGCTCTGCACATCGCGATTTCACGCTGATTCGTGGCTTGTCTTCTCGTTTTCAATCTCCGCCACGCGCTGGATGACCTGCAACACGCTGTCCGGCTGCAGAGAGATGGAGTCGATGCCTGACCGGACCAGGAAGGCGGCGAATTCCGGGTCGTTGCTGGGGGCCTCGCCGCAAATACCCACTGGTCGTCCTTCCTGGTGTGCCGTCTCAATGAGCATCCTAATCAATCGCTTGATCGATTCTTCGCTTTCGTCGAACAGCTCGGCCAGTTGCTCCGCGTCCCGGCTGATGCCCAGCACAAGCTGGGTCAGGTCATTGGACCCGATGGAAAAGCCGTCAAAGCGCTTGGCAAAAGCCTCCGCCTCCAGGATATTTGTCGGAATTTCCGCCATGACGTAGACTTCGAGAGCGTTCTGGCCACGAATCAGACCATTTTGGGCCAGGACGTCCAACACCTTGTCCGCCTCTGCCGGAGTCCGGCAAAAGGGTATCATGATCCGCACGTTGGTAAAACCCATCTGCTCCCGAACCCGGCGAATAGCCAGGCATTCCAGGGCAAAGCCGTCGGCGTAATCCTCGCTGTAATAGCGGGAGGCTCCGCGCCAGCCGAGC
This genomic window contains:
- the kaiC gene encoding circadian clock protein KaiC, which produces MHPEEHHGDPAGSSARRSIPKIPTNIRGLDDILKGGFPKGRTTILSGTAGSGKTVLALEFLYRGALEGHAGLFISFEERAGDVRANACAMGMDPTALEDQSKLRIIHAEMPVDAVMTGDFDTRGLLALIEGQARLTGAKRIVLDAVDSLMSIFDNPRREREEISLLLNRLRDLSMTIIFTVKVEPTGRNVYPFLDFMADCVLLLDQRVAEQVRTRRLKVLKYRGSDFLSNEHPYALSPDGVMLLPVSAMTMADASFVERVPSGSEELDRIVGGGYFRGSCILLCGPSGIGKTSLVCTFAHAACARGEKVLYVDFEVSPRTLVLAMRSIGLDLQPSLQTDSRLRMLSAMPESDGFEEHLVRILAEITRFSPRHLIVDAISACRRMGSEKDAFDFLLRLMTACRARGITSFFTSQIRNQEHLIQQSGLGISSLVDTIIALEYFLDGQKLNRRLMVIKSRGSDHSKEFHQFELSDTGLRLHRNAGQENAARTREGRV
- a CDS encoding desulfoferrodoxin FeS4 iron-binding domain-containing protein — its product is MPSIGEIYKCELCGNVVEVKEAGDGELVCCDQPMIKQ
- a CDS encoding L-lactate dehydrogenase, whose amino-acid sequence is MMQQDPLYRHRKVTIIGTGLVGMSYAYALCIKGLVREIGLVNRTAARAEGEAMDLSHGLPFTKPIDIRAGGYEMCKDAQIVVIAAGANQQEGETRLDLAKRNVKIVEEIVPRIVEQNPKAILLMVSNPVDILTHVAQQVSGLPPGQVISSGTVLDTMRFRHLLSDFYDVDPRNVHGYVIGEHGDSEVLVWSRVNIAGIPLMDYCKACGKSLEGKKAEIDEDVRNAAYHVIKRKQATYYAIGLAMVRITEAVLMNQNSVLTVGTLMQGEYGLQDVSLSLPCVVGAKGIEQVLTNTLADEEEEGLRKSARVLREGLTSVGY
- a CDS encoding circadian clock KaiB family protein, whose amino-acid sequence is MSTAGCPTGTPTGFHLILYVAGDGSNSRIARENLVRICENELAGNCTVRIVDVLEDFSAAAKDNILVTPTLLVCKPEHVVTIIGNLSDRQKVRAALGLAGAGHDR
- a CDS encoding cation-transporting P-type ATPase: MEKNKLRDTAWHTTSPDDVLKKLESEKEKGLSGDEAKKRLERY
- the cfa gene encoding cyclopropane fatty acyl phospholipid synthase, coding for MSTKHVREVLDHAGIGLNGSNPWDIHVHDQRWYQRVWRENSLGLGESYMDGWWDCERLDEMFYRLLRAGLKEKFSRSPRYLLHAIPGLVFNLQSKMRSRIVAEHHYDLGIDLFGSFLDPYKQYSCGFFQNTDDLNQAQQNKLALIAKKLDLQPGDHVLDIGCGWGGLARYAAEHYNCNVTAVNISEQQLQHAKEKNRGLSVDFLNRDYRSIDGTYDKVVSVGMFEHVGRKNYQTFMRVAHDVMKDEGVFLLHTIGSNISRVSCDQWITKYIFPCGMLPSITQIGKAAEGRFVIEDLHNFGPHYDKTLMAWNRNFQAAWPTLRDRYDQRFKRMWEYYLLSCAGAFRARQIQLWQVVMTKNGSGRSQPSCRDDNLAGFPGVRDAAAPPQEEPRPFRPPESVQPMQ